The Temnothorax longispinosus isolate EJ_2023e chromosome 7, Tlon_JGU_v1, whole genome shotgun sequence genome contains a region encoding:
- the LOC139815672 gene encoding G-protein coupled receptor Mth2-like gives MRRRNLALCYCTLLFIVSSSEPLKHEPRGNLMQDVIEDRSNLTFELLGKFYKDDNKTNVVPYEMCENSTCIPLCCPLGVRMIKDQCVAENVGRYPFPGVYKQATNESLERGPIGKVDQIFQLTVHDPCQKVGYYLLKPDEEPDDAFMFLLNGSLYLPHIKDFVDANLYCLIVSQRDKYETAVCINSLKSALQEIYNVGEIISMLFLLATFVVYSTLPELQNMHGYTLRGYVGSLFIAKAFDTILTPDTPIWETASGASCKIMAFYIVWFWVMASFFWLNVMCFDIWWAFGEFRSLQGSVKQEMREARERKKFVMYSIYAWGSASILTVIGVIIDFVPKLIQPEFGKTKCFFDTNKATTATAIYFIGPISVTVICNICLLISTARKIKDTTAYLRSSECGCHDNKQWFDNKQWFNLCRKLFILIGIWCFMEIIWPAYAWYLSNLTNVLEGLIIFITFVLNEKVKRLLLKRFSCRICC, from the exons ATGCGTCGACGAAATCTCGCGCTTTGCTATTGCACGCTTCTATTCATCGTTTCCTCCTCCGAGCCGTTAAAACATGAACCCCGTGGAAACCTGATGCAAGACGTGATCGAAGACAGAAGCAACTTAACGTTCGAGCTTCTTGGAAAGTTCTATAAAGATGATAATAAGACCAACGTCGTTCCGTACGAGATGTGCGAGAACAGTACCTGCATTCCGCTCTGCTGCCCCCTCGGCGTTCGCATGATCAAGGATCAATGCGTTGCTGAGAACGTTGGGCGTTATCCCTTTCCGGGTGTGTACAAGCAGGCGACGAACGAGTCGCTTGAGAGAGGACCGATCGGCAAGGTGGACCAAATCTTTCAGCTGACCGTCCACGATCCGTGCCAAAAAGTCGGATACTATTTGCTTAAACCTGACGAGGAACCAGATGACGCGTTTATGTTTCTCCTCAATGGCTCTCTGTATCTACCGCATATCAAAGACTTTGTCGATGCCAATTTATACTGCCTCATCGTCTCGCAACGGGATAAGTACGAGACAGCTGTTTGCATTAATTCCCTAAAATCGGCCCTCCaggaaatatataatgtgGGTGAGATAATATCTATGCTGTTTCTACTGGCGACATTCGTGGTGTATTCCACACTACCGGAGCTTCAGAACATGCACGGCTACACTCTGCGTGGATACGTCGGCTCGTTGTTCATCGCGAAAGCGTTCGACACAATACTGACACCAGATACACCAATATGGGAAACCGCCTCCGGCGCCTCTTGCAAAATAATGG CATTCTACATCGTTTGGTTCTGGGTTATGGCAAGCTTCTTCTGGTTAAACGTGATGTGCTTTGACATTTGGTGGGCATTCGG AGAATTCCGTTCGTTACAAGGAAGCGTGAAGCAAGAGATGCGTGAAgcacgagagagaaaaaaattcgttatGTATTCGATTTACGCGTGGGGAAGCGCTTCCATTCTCACCGTTATTGGTGTCATCATAGATTTCGTTCCCAAATTGATCCAACCGGAGTTTGGTAAAACGAAGTGTTTTTTCGATA CGAACaaggcgacgacggcgacagcgatatattttatcggaCCCATAAGTGTCACCGTTATCTGCAACATTTGCCTGCTTATCTCTACTGCACGAAAAATTAAGGACACAACTGCTTATTTGAGAAGCTCGGAATGCGGATGCCACGATAATAAGCAATGGTTTGACAATAAGCAATG GTTCAATCTCTGTCGGAAGTTGTTCATCCTGATTGGCATATGGTGCTTCATGGAAATAATATGGCCGGCCTACGCTTGGTATCTGAGCAATCTGACAAACGTCCTGGAAGGTCTCATCATCTTCATTACATTTGTATTGAACGAAAAGGTCAAGCGACTGCTGCTAAAGCGATTCAGTTGCCGAATCTGTTGCTGA